The Trichocoleus sp. FACHB-46 genome has a segment encoding these proteins:
- a CDS encoding FHA domain-containing protein, translating to MYEITFAWTESGLTKTQTLHPFQPTKNAGGFRVGRDPERCDWILSHPTVSGLHVEIFWQPRQQHYYLRNLRDQNPPVIDGLPLMQGEAALKVGSQIRLGQIDLTVTEIAPIMATLLLTPQFFATPMIPALIPVPTPASSSLPAVVPVASAVYGLECPKCHQVLAYEHVAAGCHWCGASLAAAVSVILAPT from the coding sequence ATGTACGAAATCACCTTCGCCTGGACTGAGTCAGGTCTGACCAAAACTCAAACGCTGCATCCCTTTCAACCTACCAAGAATGCGGGCGGTTTCCGGGTTGGGCGTGATCCAGAACGCTGTGATTGGATACTATCGCACCCTACTGTCTCTGGTTTGCATGTTGAGATTTTCTGGCAACCGCGCCAGCAGCACTATTATTTGCGCAATCTGCGAGATCAAAATCCTCCTGTAATTGATGGTTTGCCTTTGATGCAGGGCGAGGCAGCGCTCAAGGTAGGTAGCCAGATTAGGTTAGGCCAAATAGATCTGACCGTTACTGAGATCGCGCCAATTATGGCCACGCTGCTTTTAACACCCCAGTTTTTTGCCACTCCTATGATTCCTGCTCTTATTCCTGTTCCCACTCCTGCTTCCAGTTCATTGCCCGCTGTGGTTCCGGTAGCTAGTGCTGTCTACGGCCTTGAGTGCCCCAAATGCCACCAAGTTTTGGCCTATGAGCATGTAGCGGCAGGGTGTCATTGGTGTGGGGCTTCCTTAGCAGCGGCAGTCAGTGTCATACTGGCGCCAACGTAG
- a CDS encoding acetolactate synthase large subunit, protein MNTAELLVKCLENEGVRYVFGLPGEENLHMLEALSHSSIQFITTRHEQGAAFMADVYGRLTGKAGVCLSTLGPGATNLMTGVADANLDRAPLIAITGQVGTDRMHIESHQYLDLVAMFAPVTKWNAQIVRPSNTPEIVRKAFKIAESEKPGAVHIDFPENIAAMTAPGQPLSKCSMEKVYASFHSIEQAALAIANAKNPIILVGNGAIRAHASETLTKFATELNIPVANTFMGKGVIPYTHPLALWSVGLQLRDYISCGFDRADLVIAIGYDLIEYSPKKWNPNGTIPIVHIGETTAEVDSSYMPIADVVGDISDSLEEILKRSNRQGQPEPYAISLRADIQADYEQYAKDDGFPIKPQKLVYDLRQVMGPEDVVISDVGAHKMWMARHYHCDRPNTCIISNGFAAMGIAIPGAIAAKLVHPDRKVVAVTGDGGFMMNCQELETALRVGTAFVTIIFNDGGYGLIEWKQQNYYGHSAFVKFTNPDFVKLAESMGLKGYRVESATDLIPTLKTALAQDVPAVIDCPVDYSENLRFTQKAGDLSCAM, encoded by the coding sequence ATCAACACTGCTGAACTGTTGGTTAAGTGCCTAGAAAATGAGGGAGTTCGCTACGTTTTCGGCTTACCCGGTGAGGAAAACCTCCACATGCTGGAAGCCTTAAGCCATTCCTCAATTCAGTTCATCACCACTCGTCACGAGCAAGGCGCTGCTTTTATGGCAGATGTCTATGGTCGTTTGACGGGGAAAGCGGGAGTTTGCCTCTCCACCCTCGGCCCTGGTGCCACCAACTTGATGACTGGTGTGGCAGATGCCAATCTAGATCGTGCTCCGCTAATTGCTATCACTGGGCAGGTTGGCACTGATCGCATGCACATTGAGTCGCACCAATACCTCGACTTAGTGGCCATGTTTGCGCCCGTAACCAAGTGGAACGCCCAAATTGTTCGCCCTAGCAACACTCCAGAAATCGTCCGCAAAGCGTTCAAGATCGCTGAAAGCGAGAAGCCGGGTGCCGTTCACATCGATTTCCCAGAAAATATTGCCGCCATGACGGCTCCAGGGCAACCCCTGTCCAAGTGCTCGATGGAGAAAGTCTACGCTTCATTCCACAGCATTGAGCAAGCGGCATTGGCGATCGCTAATGCTAAAAACCCGATCATTCTGGTAGGTAACGGAGCAATTCGGGCGCATGCTAGCGAAACCTTGACTAAGTTCGCTACAGAACTCAACATTCCTGTGGCGAATACCTTTATGGGCAAAGGGGTGATTCCTTACACCCATCCTTTAGCTTTGTGGTCAGTGGGTTTGCAATTGCGCGACTACATCAGTTGTGGCTTCGATCGCGCTGACTTAGTAATTGCGATTGGTTACGACTTAATCGAGTATTCACCCAAGAAGTGGAACCCCAACGGCACGATTCCGATTGTGCATATTGGCGAAACCACCGCAGAAGTTGATAGCAGCTATATGCCGATCGCCGATGTCGTGGGAGATATTTCTGATTCCCTAGAAGAAATATTGAAGCGCTCTAACCGCCAAGGCCAGCCAGAGCCTTATGCCATTAGCTTACGGGCAGACATTCAAGCTGACTACGAGCAGTATGCCAAGGATGATGGTTTCCCCATTAAACCCCAAAAGCTAGTCTACGACCTACGGCAAGTCATGGGGCCAGAGGACGTGGTGATCTCCGATGTGGGTGCACACAAAATGTGGATGGCGCGGCACTACCACTGCGATCGCCCTAACACCTGCATTATCTCCAATGGGTTTGCGGCGATGGGCATTGCCATTCCAGGCGCGATCGCGGCTAAGCTGGTGCACCCAGACCGTAAGGTAGTCGCGGTAACTGGAGATGGTGGTTTTATGATGAACTGCCAAGAGCTAGAAACCGCGCTACGAGTCGGCACCGCCTTTGTCACCATCATCTTTAACGACGGTGGCTATGGCTTAATCGAATGGAAGCAACAGAACTACTATGGCCATTCTGCCTTTGTCAAATTCACCAATCCTGACTTTGTCAAGCTGGCTGAAAGCATGGGCTTGAAAGGCTACCGAGTTGAATCTGCAACCGATTTGATTCCCACCTTGAAAACCGCTTTAGCTCAGGATGTCCCAGCCGTGATCGATTGCCCAGTGGACTACAGCGAAAATCTGCGCTTTACCCAAAAAGCCGGAGATCTAAGCTGTGCGATGTAG
- a CDS encoding NAD-dependent succinate-semialdehyde dehydrogenase gives MGLATINPATGETLKTFEPLTDAELEAKLQQADQAFQQYRKTAIAQRAEWMQAAAQILESNKEHFGKIMTLEMGKTLKSAIAEVEKCAWVCRYYAENAAEFLADVPTQTDASQSFVRYQPIGAVLAVMPWNFPFWQVFRFAAPALMVGNVGLLKHASNVPQCALAIQDVFDKAGFPAGVFQTLLIGSDRVATLVADDRVKAAALTGSEHAGASLASACGKQIKKTVLELGGSDPFIVLESADLEAAVTTAVTARLMNNGQSCIAGKRFIIAEAIADQFERRLVEQYQALKVGDPMNLDTDIGPLATPGILQDLDQQVQACLEKGARAPVGGHPIKERPGNFYAPTILTDFPPGTPADQEEFFGPVALLFRVKDIDEAIRLANSTSFGLGASAWTQVADESSRLIEELDAGAVFINGLVKSDPRLPFGGIKRSGYGRELGIQGIHEFVNIKTVWVK, from the coding sequence ATGGGGCTCGCAACGATTAACCCAGCCACGGGAGAGACGCTCAAGACATTTGAACCCCTTACAGACGCAGAACTAGAAGCTAAACTTCAGCAAGCAGACCAAGCCTTTCAGCAGTATCGAAAAACTGCGATCGCGCAACGGGCGGAATGGATGCAAGCCGCCGCGCAGATTCTGGAGTCGAACAAAGAACACTTCGGCAAAATCATGACCCTGGAAATGGGCAAAACTCTCAAGTCAGCGATCGCTGAAGTAGAGAAATGCGCCTGGGTTTGCCGCTACTACGCAGAAAATGCCGCAGAATTTTTGGCGGATGTACCCACTCAAACCGATGCCAGTCAGAGCTTTGTGCGCTACCAACCCATTGGGGCAGTGCTCGCGGTGATGCCGTGGAATTTTCCCTTTTGGCAAGTTTTCCGCTTTGCCGCACCTGCTCTGATGGTCGGAAATGTTGGCTTGCTTAAACATGCCTCAAACGTGCCCCAGTGCGCCTTAGCCATCCAAGACGTTTTTGATAAAGCTGGTTTTCCAGCTGGAGTGTTCCAAACGCTGCTGATCGGTTCCGATCGCGTGGCGACTCTAGTTGCTGACGATCGCGTCAAAGCAGCCGCCCTAACGGGAAGCGAACATGCAGGCGCTAGTCTCGCCTCTGCTTGTGGGAAACAAATCAAAAAAACGGTATTGGAGTTGGGTGGCAGTGACCCTTTTATTGTCTTAGAGAGTGCAGATCTAGAGGCAGCAGTGACCACTGCTGTAACTGCGCGCCTCATGAACAACGGCCAATCTTGCATTGCTGGCAAGCGCTTTATTATTGCTGAGGCGATCGCCGATCAGTTTGAGCGCCGCTTAGTCGAGCAGTATCAGGCGCTGAAAGTCGGCGACCCCATGAATCTCGACACTGATATTGGTCCCTTAGCTACCCCTGGCATCCTGCAAGATTTAGACCAGCAGGTACAGGCTTGCCTAGAAAAAGGTGCAAGAGCGCCAGTGGGTGGGCATCCTATAAAAGAGCGCCCTGGTAATTTCTACGCTCCTACAATTCTCACCGACTTTCCCCCTGGTACCCCTGCCGACCAAGAAGAATTTTTTGGTCCGGTGGCACTGCTATTTCGGGTGAAAGATATCGATGAAGCGATTCGCCTCGCTAATAGCACTTCTTTTGGCTTGGGAGCCAGTGCTTGGACCCAAGTCGCAGACGAATCAAGCCGCCTGATCGAAGAACTAGACGCGGGTGCTGTATTTATTAACGGGCTTGTCAAATCCGATCCGCGCCTGCCTTTTGGTGGCATTAAGCGATCGGGATATGGGCGAGAGTTAGGCATTCAGGGCATTCATGAATTCGTCAATATCAAAACCGTTTGGGTGAAATGA